The following proteins come from a genomic window of Corallococcus sp. NCRR:
- a CDS encoding GMC oxidoreductase produces the protein MATRDEHFDVVIVGSGFGGSVMAWRLAEAGLRVCVLERGKAYPPGSFARSPHDMRRNFWDPSKGLHGLFNLWSFQGLGGVVSAGLGGGSLIYANVLLRKDEKTFIHEDLHDGGYEDWPVTRADLETHYDAVERMMHVQRYPLEHPPYNSTAKTLAMKLAAERLGRAGDWQLPPLAVTFGNPGEAPVPGEPIREEHPNLHGRTRTTCHLCGECDVGCNTGSKNTLDYTYLSAAKRAGAELRTRAEVTELWPAEGGGYVVRYLDHTDTPEDVPREGPQSLLPRSTVTADRLVLAAGTFGTPFLLLKNQRNFPGLSGRLGTRFCGNGDLLGFMRQCHDSSTGKQLPRILEGGHGPVITSALHFRSREEGGTGRGYYIEDAGYPEFVNWLYEGAHQVPLMERGLKLAWRLIRGWTGRTHDSDVSEEIAELLGDCLGSATSLPLLGMGRDLPNGHMRLTDDGMLAIDWRMSASREYFNDVRQSMADIARTLEGKLVQNPLSYLSRVITVHPLGGCPMGHGPDEGVVDAMGEAFGHPGLYVADGSMMPGPVGPNPSLTIAALADRFADALIDSYRRGTRGRAWQVREEGPWPSVPPM, from the coding sequence ATGGCCACGAGGGATGAGCACTTCGACGTCGTCATCGTGGGCTCGGGCTTCGGTGGTTCGGTGATGGCGTGGCGCCTGGCGGAGGCCGGCCTGCGGGTGTGCGTGCTGGAGCGGGGCAAGGCGTATCCCCCGGGCTCCTTCGCGCGCAGCCCGCACGACATGCGCCGCAACTTCTGGGACCCGAGCAAGGGCCTGCACGGCTTGTTCAACCTCTGGTCCTTCCAGGGCCTGGGCGGCGTGGTGTCCGCCGGGCTGGGCGGCGGGTCGCTCATCTACGCGAACGTGCTCTTGCGCAAGGACGAGAAGACCTTCATCCACGAGGACCTGCATGACGGTGGCTACGAGGACTGGCCCGTCACCCGCGCGGACCTGGAGACGCACTACGACGCCGTGGAGCGGATGATGCACGTGCAGCGCTATCCGCTGGAGCATCCGCCGTACAACTCCACCGCGAAGACGCTGGCCATGAAGCTCGCGGCCGAGCGCCTGGGCCGCGCGGGCGACTGGCAACTTCCGCCGCTGGCCGTGACGTTCGGCAACCCCGGCGAGGCGCCCGTCCCGGGCGAGCCCATCCGCGAGGAGCATCCCAACCTCCATGGCCGCACGCGCACCACCTGTCACCTCTGCGGCGAGTGTGACGTCGGCTGCAACACGGGCAGCAAGAACACGCTCGATTACACGTACCTGTCCGCGGCGAAGCGCGCGGGGGCGGAGCTGCGCACGCGCGCGGAGGTGACGGAGCTGTGGCCCGCGGAAGGCGGCGGCTATGTGGTGCGGTACCTGGACCACACGGACACGCCGGAGGACGTGCCTCGCGAAGGTCCCCAGTCCCTGCTGCCGCGCAGCACCGTGACGGCGGATCGGCTGGTGCTGGCGGCGGGCACGTTCGGCACCCCGTTCCTGCTCTTGAAGAACCAGCGGAACTTCCCCGGGCTGAGCGGACGGTTGGGCACGCGCTTCTGCGGCAACGGAGACCTGCTGGGCTTCATGCGCCAGTGCCACGATTCGAGCACCGGCAAGCAGCTGCCGCGCATCCTGGAAGGAGGGCACGGGCCGGTCATCACCAGCGCGCTGCACTTCCGGAGCCGGGAGGAGGGCGGCACCGGCCGGGGCTACTACATCGAGGACGCGGGCTACCCGGAGTTCGTCAACTGGCTCTACGAGGGCGCGCACCAGGTGCCGTTGATGGAGCGCGGCCTCAAGCTGGCGTGGCGCCTGATTCGCGGGTGGACGGGGCGCACGCACGACTCCGACGTGAGCGAGGAGATCGCCGAGCTGCTCGGGGACTGCCTGGGCTCCGCGACGTCGTTGCCGCTGCTGGGCATGGGGCGCGACCTCCCCAACGGCCACATGCGGCTGACGGACGACGGGATGCTGGCCATCGACTGGCGGATGAGCGCCTCGCGCGAGTACTTCAATGACGTGCGCCAGTCGATGGCGGACATCGCCCGGACGCTGGAGGGGAAGCTGGTGCAGAACCCGCTCAGCTACTTGAGCCGCGTCATCACCGTGCACCCGCTGGGCGGCTGTCCCATGGGCCACGGGCCGGACGAGGGCGTGGTGGACGCGATGGGTGAAGCCTTTGGCCACCCGGGGCTGTACGTGGCGGATGGCTCGATGATGCCGGGCCCCGTCGGGCCCAATCCGAGCCTCACCATCGCGGCGCTCGCGGACCGGTTCGCGGATGCGCTCATCGATTCGTACCGCAGGGGCACCCGGGGACGTGCGTGGCAGGTGAGGGAGGAGGGGCCATGGCCGTCCGTGCCTCCGATGTGA
- a CDS encoding metallophosphoesterase produces the protein MAVRASDVSRLPGQRVEPEPQTPPGRKMVSWYDPAVLAKSGMKALLSGTFGKQADRRLLDAVSRPQPLSFDYSVDDTGHPRDELWLDYVADLGDGWDSTYAVASTVMAPELALTDEDGRTHVTRGGDVLVFGGDEVYPTASVDEYQARTVVPYEDALNQRRHRPHLFAVPGNHDWYDGLVSFTRLFCQGRRSNGWRTQQQRSYFALRLPHGWWLLGTDFQLESDLDAPQVEFFQKVAGQMRATDRVILCNAEPAWVKQQVMPHAGRGFLDHNIDFLEQKVLGKKVSVFLAGDLHHYRRHENADGRQKIIAGGGGAFLHPTHLPRVDQSPGGFVQKASYPPRETSQWLAWRNLAFTALNPWFGLFMGVVYTMLGWGVAANLNAGAVGAPSFRELINAALQSTGSMVLGAGVVLGAVGFADGRRGPRWKKAAGVMHGLAHMGVALLLTWGVSAVAAPLAAELQWSLRRDLLSGLLLLGGGALVGPLVVGVYLLLSLNVFSCHPNEAFSSLSIPDWKNFLRLHFDADGQLTVYPVGFRRVPRRWTRGRSPEEPVWVPDPADTRATPPRLIEPPIVIGRTKALPGMLETGPPGPTDMLVDEHPPGGAV, from the coding sequence ATGGCCGTCCGTGCCTCCGATGTGAGCCGCCTCCCGGGCCAGCGCGTCGAGCCCGAGCCCCAGACACCTCCGGGCCGGAAGATGGTGTCGTGGTACGACCCGGCCGTGCTCGCGAAGTCGGGCATGAAGGCGCTGCTGTCCGGGACGTTTGGAAAGCAGGCGGACCGGCGGCTGCTGGATGCCGTGTCCCGGCCGCAGCCGCTGTCGTTCGACTACTCGGTGGACGACACCGGCCATCCGCGCGACGAGCTGTGGCTGGACTACGTGGCGGACCTGGGCGACGGCTGGGACTCCACCTACGCGGTGGCGTCCACCGTGATGGCGCCGGAGCTGGCGCTCACGGACGAGGACGGCAGGACGCATGTCACGCGGGGCGGCGACGTGCTCGTGTTCGGCGGAGACGAGGTCTATCCGACCGCGAGCGTGGACGAGTACCAGGCGCGCACGGTGGTGCCGTACGAGGACGCGCTGAACCAGCGGCGCCACCGGCCGCACCTGTTCGCGGTGCCTGGCAACCATGATTGGTATGACGGGCTGGTGTCCTTCACGCGCCTGTTCTGCCAGGGCCGGCGCTCCAATGGCTGGCGCACGCAACAGCAGCGCAGCTACTTCGCGCTGAGGCTGCCGCACGGCTGGTGGCTCCTGGGCACGGACTTCCAACTGGAGTCCGACCTGGACGCGCCGCAGGTGGAGTTCTTCCAGAAGGTGGCCGGGCAGATGCGCGCCACGGACCGCGTCATCCTCTGCAACGCGGAGCCGGCGTGGGTGAAGCAGCAGGTGATGCCTCACGCGGGGCGCGGCTTCCTGGACCACAACATCGACTTCCTGGAGCAGAAGGTGCTGGGCAAGAAGGTGAGCGTCTTCCTGGCGGGGGACCTGCACCACTACCGCCGGCACGAGAACGCGGACGGGCGGCAGAAGATCATCGCGGGTGGGGGAGGGGCGTTCCTGCATCCCACGCACCTGCCCAGGGTGGATCAGAGTCCAGGCGGTTTCGTGCAGAAGGCGAGCTATCCGCCGCGGGAGACGTCCCAGTGGCTCGCCTGGCGCAACCTGGCGTTCACCGCGCTCAACCCGTGGTTCGGCCTGTTCATGGGGGTCGTCTACACGATGCTGGGCTGGGGCGTGGCCGCGAACCTCAACGCGGGGGCGGTGGGCGCCCCTTCGTTCCGGGAGCTCATCAACGCGGCGTTGCAGAGCACGGGCTCCATGGTGCTGGGGGCCGGCGTGGTGCTGGGCGCGGTGGGGTTCGCGGACGGCCGGCGGGGACCGCGCTGGAAGAAGGCCGCTGGCGTGATGCATGGACTGGCGCACATGGGGGTGGCGCTGCTGCTCACCTGGGGCGTGTCCGCCGTCGCCGCGCCGCTGGCGGCGGAGCTTCAGTGGAGCCTGCGGCGGGACCTCCTCAGCGGGCTGCTGCTGTTGGGCGGCGGGGCGCTGGTGGGGCCGCTGGTGGTGGGCGTGTACCTGCTGCTGTCGCTCAACGTGTTCTCCTGTCACCCCAACGAGGCGTTCTCGTCGCTGTCGATTCCGGACTGGAAGAACTTCCTGCGGCTCCACTTCGACGCGGACGGTCAGCTCACGGTGTACCCGGTGGGTTTCCGGCGGGTGCCTCGGCGGTGGACGCGCGGACGTTCTCCGGAGGAGCCGGTGTGGGTGCCGGACCCGGCGGACACGCGGGCGACACCGCCCCGGCTCATCGAGCCGCCCATCGTCATTGGCCGGACAAAGGCGCTTCCGGGGATGCTGGAGACCGGTCCACCTGGACCCACGGACATGCTGGTGGACGAACATCCGCCCGGCGGAGCGGTTTGA